One region of Miscanthus floridulus cultivar M001 chromosome 19, ASM1932011v1, whole genome shotgun sequence genomic DNA includes:
- the LOC136527868 gene encoding probable methyltransferase PMT24 → MRDRSMAGGGARGSRAGGAKRGVASSSASSAAAASACVYYATTALLVALCVAGAYFLTSTSSSAAAADGDAATVTAYRHTTRSSFAYEVTRERAAPAPPRRAEARDFPAARKAVGAEEEPRPDDRSAVAEVAALDDPHARSDEERVLDEAAGVEEEHRVSAAGVEDVKGEDGGHVAAGDDEAASARGGEEKEREAAVLEESSREQREQEPDPQLEMPHERARAAVAAVEEKNLDGGIEEESNAGQRQREEEQSALEEQQAAAAGNQLRREAQEDPQADGGDEGTEEEQRGREQPQGEEEARTSSVSGSSGDADGGDGDKPAVSESEHTGGADGNASQDDGVAEDSLVAEDRAEEQKAWATQADESHREKDRREEGGENDGNGGENGGGEEHEWRVCNVKAGADYIPCLDNEKAIKKLRPENFRRYEHRERHCPDEGPTCLVALPTGYRRPIEWPKSRDRVWYSNVPHTKLVEVKGHQNWVKVSGQYLTFPGGGTQFIHGALHYIDFLQQSVRAIAWGKHTRVVLDVGCGVASFGGYLFERDVVTMSFAPKDEHEAQVQMALERGIPAISAVMGSKRLPFPSKSFDLVHCARCRVPWHADGGALLLELNRVLRPGGFFVWSATPVYQKLTEDVEIWKAMTSLTKSLCWEMTSIKKDRLNGVGVAFYRKPTTNECYDARKRQQPPMCADDDDANAAWYIRLNSCVHRVPTGPSERGARWPSEWPRRVRAPPYWLNGSQAGVYGKPAPEDFTVDYDHWWRVVDGSYLNGLGIDWSRVRNVMDMRAAYGGFAAALREKKIWVMNVVNVDAPDTLPVIFERGLLGIYHDWCESFSTYPRTYDLLHADHLFSKIKERCAVLPVVVEVDRIVRPGGSIIVRDEAGAVGEVEKLLRSLHWDVRLTFSKNDEGVMYAEKSDWRPELLEEPLL, encoded by the exons ACTACGCCACCACGGCGCTGCTCGTCGCGCTGTGCGTCGCGGGGGCCTACTTCCTCacgtccacctcctcctccgccgcggcCGCCGACGGGGACGCCGCCACGGTCACCGCGTACCGCCACACCACGCGCTCCTCCTTCGCGTACGAGGTCACCAGGGAGCGggccgcgccggcgccgccgcgcaGGGCGGAGGCCCGAGACTTTCCCGCCGCGAGGAAGGCCGTTGGGGCCGAGGAGGAGCCGCGGCCCGACGACCGGAGCGCCGTCGCCGAGGTGGCAGCGCTGGACGACCCGCACGCCAGGTCTGACGAGGAACGTGTGTTGGACGAGGCGGCGGGTGTGGAGGAGGAGCACAGAGTCTCCGCGGCGGGCGTGGAGGATGTGAAGGGCGAGGACGGTGGCCACGTGGCCGCCGGAGACGACGAGGCCGCCAGCGCTCGCGGcggggaggagaaggagcgagaagCAGCCGTGCTGGAAGAGAGTAGCCGCGAGCAGCGAGAACAGGAGCCGGACCCGCAGCTGGAGATGCCGCACGAGCGGGCTCGGGCCGCCGTCGCTGCCGTCGAGGAGAAGAACCTGGACGGCGGCATCGAGGAGGAGAGCAACGCGGGGCAGAGGCAGCGAGAGGAGGAGCAGAGCGCGCTCGAGGAGCAGCAGGCCGCTGCTGCCGGGAACCAGCTGCGCCGGGAAGCGCAGGAGGACCCGCAGGCCGACGGCGGCGACGAAGGGACGGAGGAGGAACAACGCGGCAGGGAGCAGCCGCAGGGCGAAGAGGAGGCGCGCACGTCGTCAGTGTCAGGGTCCAGCGGAGATGCCGACGGCGGCGATGGCGACAAGCCGGCCGTGTCGGAGTCGGAGCACACGGGGGGCGCGGACGGAAATGCCAGTCAGGACGACGGCGTCGCCGAGGACTCGCTCGTCGCCGAAGACCGCGCGGAGGAGCAGAAGGCGTGGGCGACGCAGGCCGACGAGTCACACCGGGAAAAGGACCGCCGCGAGGAGGGCGGCGAGAACGACGGCAACGGCGGGGagaacggcggcggcgaggagcacGAGTGGCGGGTGTGCAACGTGAAGGCCGGCGCCGACTACATCCCGTGCCTGGACAACGAGAAGGCCATCAAGAAGCTGCGGCCGGAGAACTTCCGGCGGTACGAGCACCGGGAGCGGCACTGCCCCGACGAGGGCCCGACGTGCCTCGTCGCACTCCCCACCGGCTACCGCCGCCCCATCGAGTGGCCCAAGAGCCGAGACAGG GTATGGTACAGCAATGTCCCGCACACGAAGCTGGTGGAGGTGAAGGGCCACCAGAACTGGGTGAAGGTGAGCGGACAGTATCTGACCTTCCCCGGCGGCGGCACGCAGTTCATCCATGGCGCGCTGCACTACATCGACTTCCTGCAGCAG TCCGTCCGCGCCATCGCGTGGGGGAAGCACACGCGGGTGGTGCTCGACGTCGGCTGTGGCGTGGCCAGCTTCGGCGGCTACCTGTTCGAGCGCGACGTGGTGACCATGTCGTTCGCGCCCAAGGACGAGCACGAGGCGCAGGTGCAGATGGCGCTCGAGCGCGGGATCCCGGCCATCTCCGCCGTCATGGGATCCAAACGCCTGCCTTTCCCCAGCAAGTCGTTCGACCTTGTCCACTGCGCGCGGTGCCGCGTCCCATGGCACGCCGACg GTGGCGCTCTCCTCCTGGAGCTGAACCGCGTCCTGCGCCCCGGCGGTTTCTTCGTCTGGTCCGCCACGCCGGTGTACCAGAAGCTGACGGAGGACGTCGAGATCTGGAAAG CAATGACGTCCCTGACGAAATCCCTGTGCTGGGAGATGACGTCGATCAAGAAGGACCGGCTCAACGGTGTCGGGGTGGCCTTCTACCGGAAGCCGACGACGAACGAGTGCTACGATGCCAGGAAGCGGCAGCAGCCGCCGATGtgcgccgacgacgacgacgcgaaCGCGGCGTGGTACATCCGGCTCAACTCGTGCGTGCACCGCGTGCCGACGGGCCCGTCGGAGCGCGGCGCGCGGTGGCCCTCGGAGTGGCCGCGGCGGGTGCGGGCGCCGCCGTACTGGCTCAACGGCTCGCAGGCCGGGGTGTACGGGAAGCCGGCGCCGGAGGACTTCACGGTGGACTACGACCACTGGTGGCGCGTCGTTGACGGGTCCTACCTCAACGGCCTGGGCATCGACTGGTCCAGGGTCAGGAACGTCATGGACATGAGAGCTGCATACGGAGG CTTCGCGGCTGCGCTCCGGGAGAAGAAGATCTGGGTGATGAACGTGGTGAACGTCGACGCGCCCGACACGCTGCCGGTCATCTTCGAGCGCGGACTGCTGGGCATCTACCATGACTGGTGCGAGTCTTTCAGCACCTACCCGAGAACCTATGACCTCCTGCACGCCGatcacctcttctccaagatcAAAGAGAG ATGCGCGGTTctgccggtggtggtggaggtggacagGATCGTTAGGCCCGGGGGCAGCATCATCGTGCGCGACGAGGCCGGCGCCGTCGGCGAGGTGGAGAAACTCCTGAGGTCGCTCCACTGGGACGTGCGGCTGACCTTCTCCAAGAACGATGAAGGGGTGATGTACGCCGAGAAGTCAGATTGGCGGCCGGAGCTGCTCGAAGAACCGTTGTTGTAA
- the LOC136528564 gene encoding uncharacterized protein: MPLRRLAPLLASPRRRLRSSLNPSLAAMSPAAAHLTTAADPDEDLCASAAGSEAQDLAPAPPLPPPPVSAEERVERAWAHWRRLGSPRLLVAPMVDNSELPFRMLCRRYGADAAYTPMLHSRIFSENEKYRSMEFTTCKEDRPLFVQFCANDPDILLQAAKMLEPYCDYVDINFGCPQRIARRGNYGAFLMDNLPLVKSLVQNLAANLHVPVSVKIRVFPRLVDTLAYAKMLEEAGASLVAVHGRTRDEKDGKKFRADWDAIKAVKDALRVPVLANGNILHMEDVKNCLEHTGADGVLSAETLLENPALFAGFRTKEWKEDGDENGDSGLDQADLVIEYLKLCEQYPVPWRMVRSHVHKMLGDWFRVHPEAREELNKQNKLTFEWLHDMVMRLKELGGRVPLYRKESALETTLDGLASSNA; encoded by the exons ATGCCACTGCGCCGCCTCGCGCCTCTCCTAGcgagcccgcgccgccgcctgcGCTCCTCCCTAAACCCTAGCCTCGCCGCCATGTCCCCGGCCGCCGCTCACCTGACCACGGCCGCCGACCCCGACGAGGACCTCTGCGCGAGCGCCGCGGGGTCAGAAGCTCAGGACCTCGCTCCGGCCCCgccgctcccgccgccgccggtgtCCGCGGAGGAGCGGGTGGAGCGCGCGTGGGCGCACTGGAGGCGGCTGGGGTCCCCGCGGCTGCTGGTGGCGCCGATGGTGGACAACTCCGAGCTCCCCTTCCGCATGCTGTGCCGCCGCTACGGCGCCGACGCGGCGTACACGCCCATGCTCCACTCTCGCATCTTCTCcgagaacgagaagtacaggtcCATGGAGTTCACCACGTGCAAG GAGGACCGGCCACTTTTTGTTCAGTTTTGTGCCAATGATCCTGACATTTTGTTACAAGCTGCAAagatgttggaaccatattgcgACTATGTTGATATCAATTTTGG TTGCCCGCAGCGTATTGCAAGACGGGGTAACTATGGAGCATTTCTCATGGACAACCTTCCCCTCGTAAAATCGCTTGTGCAGAATCTAGCAGCTAATCTTCATGTTCCAGTCTCAGTTAAGATTCGCGTATTTCCACGACTGGTAGACACATTAGCCTATGCAAAGATGCTTGAGGAGGCTGGTGCTTCTCTTGTGGCTGTCCATGGTCGGACAAGAGATGAAAAGGATGGGAAGAAATTTCGAGCTGACTGGGATGCCATCAAGGCTGTGAAGGATGCACTTAGAGTACCCGTTCTTGCAAATGGAAACATCCTCCATATGGAGGATGTGAAGAACTGCCTGGAACATACTGGTGCTGATGGTGTGCTTTCAGCTGAAACTCTTCTAGAAAATCCAGCACTTTTTGCTGGTTTCAGGACAAAGGAATGGAAAGAAGATGGTGATGAGAATGGAGATAGTGGCTTGGACCAGGCTGATCTAGTGATTGAATATTTGAAGCTGTGTGAGCAGTACCCTGTGCCATGGAGAATGGTTAGATCCCATGTCCACAAGATGTTGGGGGACTGGTTTAGGGTGCATCCAGAAGCGAGGGAGGAACTCAATAAGCAAAACAAACTCACCTTCGAATGGTTGCATGACATGGTAATGAGGCTGAAGGAGCTCGGTGGAAGAGTACCACTTTACAGAAAGGAGAGTGCACTAGAGACAACATTAGATGGGCTAGCCTCTAGCAATGCCTGA